From a single Capsicum annuum cultivar UCD-10X-F1 chromosome 12, UCD10Xv1.1, whole genome shotgun sequence genomic region:
- the LOC107850783 gene encoding protein NRT1/ PTR FAMILY 1.2 isoform X2: protein MEKNSSTEKGNAVLMNAATAALTPNMILYLMNEYHMDMTTGSNIIYIWSAVTNIAPVVGAFMADSFVGRFQTIGLGSVVTLVGMFLFWLTSVIPQARPPPCVDSNNICRSAEMFQLFFLCFSLGIVAIGAGTIKSSSLAFGSDQLKQEVYQGNARAMERYFSWYYALYALSLVVALTCLVYIQVNMGWALGFGAPVLLMLFATVLIYLGTPFYVKLKPKSSLITGLFQVVVAAYRNRCLRLSSESADILYHRNKGSTIVRPSEKLRFLNKACIVQDPQLDLSPDGEATDPWRLCTVDQVEELKALLKVVPIWLTGVVLAINISQSSFPVLQAKTMDRHIGSTFEIPAGSFGIFIVISGILWIVLYDCLILPVASKLTGKPVHFSTKQRMGFGLVLSFLSVLVVAVVEGVRRSIAIKQGHSDDPEGVIPMSAAWLLPQNCLTGFAEALNAIGQNEFYISEFPRSMSSIAASLIGFGMGVGNLLASFLMNTINDLTKGEGQESWISSNINKGHYDCYYMVLAGFSLVNMLCYIVCSRAYGPCKGEEEEVMEEEDP, encoded by the exons ATGGAGAAGAATTCATCAACTGAAAAAG GAAATGCGGTTTTGATGAATGCGGCGACGGCTGCTTTAACCCCTAATATGATCCTGTATTTGATGAATGAATATCACATGGATATGACTACTGGGTCCAATATTATCTACATCTGGTCAGCAGTTACCAACATTGCTCCAGTTGTTGGTGCCTTTATGGCGGATTCTTTTGTGGGACGGTTCCAGACGATAGGATTGGGATCTGTTGTCACTCTTGTG GGGATGTTTCTGTTTTGGCTGACATCAGTGATTCCGCAAGCAAGGCCCCCACCCTGTGTCGATTCCAACAATATATGCAGATCAGCAGAGATGTTCCAACTCTTCTTCCTGTGTTTCTCTTTGGGTATCGTTGCCATTGGAGCAGGTACAATCAAATCCTCATCTTTAGCATTTGGCTCTGATCAGTTAAAACAGGAAGTATATCAAGGAAATGCGCGTGCAATGGAGAGATACTTCAGCTGGTACTATGCTTTGTATGCGTTGTCTCTCGTGGTTGCTCTCACGTGTCTTGTTTATATCCAAGTCAACATGGGGTGGGCTTTAGGTTTTGGAGCTCCTGTTTTGCTAATGTTGTTTGCaactgttttaatttatttgggtACTCCATTCTACGTGAAGCTGAAGCCTAAATCGAGCTTAATCACTGGCCTTTTTCAAGTGGTTGTAGCTGCTTATAGAAATAGATGTCTCAGATTGTCATCAGAGAGTGCAGATATACTATACCATCGGAACAAAGGGTCAACCATAGTTCGTCCAAGTGAAAAATTAAG GTTTCTGAATAAAGCTTGCATTGTACAAGACCCTCAGCTAGATTTGAGCCCAGATGGAGAAGCAACAGATCCTTGGCGTCTTTGCACTGTAGATCAAGTAGAGGAGCTGAAAGCATTGCTCAAAGTTGTTCCAATCTGGTTGACGGGAGTTGTATTGGCCATAAATATAAGCCAGAGCTCTTTTCCAGTACTTCAAGCGAAAACCATGGATCGACATATTGGTTCAACCTTTGAAATCCCAGCTGGCTCCTTTGGCATCTTTATTGTCATCTCTGGTATACTTTGGATTGTCCTCTATGATTGTTTGATTCTTCCCGTTGCATCAAAGTTGACTGGAAAACCAGTACACTTCAGCACGAAACAGAGAATGGGGTTTGGTTTAGTTCTTTCCTTCCTTTCAGTCTTAGTGGTGGCAGTTGTGGAAGGTGTCCGGAGAAGTATTGCAATCAAGCAGGGGCACTCTGATGATCCAGAAGGTGTCATCCCTATGTCAGCAGCGTGGCTACTTCCTCAGAATTGCCTTACTGGCTTTGCAGAGGCCTTGAACGCCATCGGCCAAAACGAATTTTATATATCAGAATTTCCTAGAAGCATGTCAAGTATAGCTGCTTCTCTAATAGGATTTGGTATGGGAGTGGGAAACTTACTAGCTAGCTTTCTAATGAATACCATCAACGACTTAACCAAAGGAGAAGGGCAAGAGAGTTGGATATCGAGCAATATAAACAAGGGCCATTACGACTGCTATTATATGGTTCTTGCAGGATTTAGTCTGGTTAACATGCTGTGCTATATTGTTTGTAGTAGAGCTTATGGTCCTTGTAAAGGAGAGGAAGAAGAGGTGATGGAAGAGGAGGATCCATGA
- the LOC107850783 gene encoding protein NRT1/ PTR FAMILY 1.2 isoform X5, with the protein MEKNSSTEKVIPQARPPPCVDSNNICRSAEMFQLFFLCFSLGIVAIGAGTIKSSSLAFGSDQLKQEVYQGNARAMERYFSWYYALYALSLVVALTCLVYIQVNMGWALGFGAPVLLMLFATVLIYLGTPFYVKLKPKSSLITGLFQVVVAAYRNRCLRLSSESADILYHRNKGSTIVRPSEKLRFLNKACIVQDPQLDLSPDGEATDPWRLCTVDQVEELKALLKVVPIWLTGVVLAINISQSSFPVLQAKTMDRHIGSTFEIPAGSFGIFIVISGILWIVLYDCLILPVASKLTGKPVHFSTKQRMGFGLVLSFLSVLVVAVVEGVRRSIAIKQGHSDDPEGVIPMSAAWLLPQNCLTGFAEALNAIGQNEFYISEFPRSMSSIAASLIGFGMGVGNLLASFLMNTINDLTKGEGQESWISSNINKGHYDCYYMVLAGFSLVNMLCYIVCSRAYGPCKGEEEEVMEEEDP; encoded by the exons ATGGAGAAGAATTCATCAACTGAAAAAG TGATTCCGCAAGCAAGGCCCCCACCCTGTGTCGATTCCAACAATATATGCAGATCAGCAGAGATGTTCCAACTCTTCTTCCTGTGTTTCTCTTTGGGTATCGTTGCCATTGGAGCAGGTACAATCAAATCCTCATCTTTAGCATTTGGCTCTGATCAGTTAAAACAGGAAGTATATCAAGGAAATGCGCGTGCAATGGAGAGATACTTCAGCTGGTACTATGCTTTGTATGCGTTGTCTCTCGTGGTTGCTCTCACGTGTCTTGTTTATATCCAAGTCAACATGGGGTGGGCTTTAGGTTTTGGAGCTCCTGTTTTGCTAATGTTGTTTGCaactgttttaatttatttgggtACTCCATTCTACGTGAAGCTGAAGCCTAAATCGAGCTTAATCACTGGCCTTTTTCAAGTGGTTGTAGCTGCTTATAGAAATAGATGTCTCAGATTGTCATCAGAGAGTGCAGATATACTATACCATCGGAACAAAGGGTCAACCATAGTTCGTCCAAGTGAAAAATTAAG GTTTCTGAATAAAGCTTGCATTGTACAAGACCCTCAGCTAGATTTGAGCCCAGATGGAGAAGCAACAGATCCTTGGCGTCTTTGCACTGTAGATCAAGTAGAGGAGCTGAAAGCATTGCTCAAAGTTGTTCCAATCTGGTTGACGGGAGTTGTATTGGCCATAAATATAAGCCAGAGCTCTTTTCCAGTACTTCAAGCGAAAACCATGGATCGACATATTGGTTCAACCTTTGAAATCCCAGCTGGCTCCTTTGGCATCTTTATTGTCATCTCTGGTATACTTTGGATTGTCCTCTATGATTGTTTGATTCTTCCCGTTGCATCAAAGTTGACTGGAAAACCAGTACACTTCAGCACGAAACAGAGAATGGGGTTTGGTTTAGTTCTTTCCTTCCTTTCAGTCTTAGTGGTGGCAGTTGTGGAAGGTGTCCGGAGAAGTATTGCAATCAAGCAGGGGCACTCTGATGATCCAGAAGGTGTCATCCCTATGTCAGCAGCGTGGCTACTTCCTCAGAATTGCCTTACTGGCTTTGCAGAGGCCTTGAACGCCATCGGCCAAAACGAATTTTATATATCAGAATTTCCTAGAAGCATGTCAAGTATAGCTGCTTCTCTAATAGGATTTGGTATGGGAGTGGGAAACTTACTAGCTAGCTTTCTAATGAATACCATCAACGACTTAACCAAAGGAGAAGGGCAAGAGAGTTGGATATCGAGCAATATAAACAAGGGCCATTACGACTGCTATTATATGGTTCTTGCAGGATTTAGTCTGGTTAACATGCTGTGCTATATTGTTTGTAGTAGAGCTTATGGTCCTTGTAAAGGAGAGGAAGAAGAGGTGATGGAAGAGGAGGATCCATGA
- the LOC107850783 gene encoding protein NRT1/ PTR FAMILY 1.2 isoform X3 — protein sequence MEKNSSTEKGEMVEEPLLLHNSETQKGGLRTLPFILVIPQARPPPCVDSNNICRSAEMFQLFFLCFSLGIVAIGAGTIKSSSLAFGSDQLKQEVYQGNARAMERYFSWYYALYALSLVVALTCLVYIQVNMGWALGFGAPVLLMLFATVLIYLGTPFYVKLKPKSSLITGLFQVVVAAYRNRCLRLSSESADILYHRNKGSTIVRPSEKLRFLNKACIVQDPQLDLSPDGEATDPWRLCTVDQVEELKALLKVVPIWLTGVVLAINISQSSFPVLQAKTMDRHIGSTFEIPAGSFGIFIVISGILWIVLYDCLILPVASKLTGKPVHFSTKQRMGFGLVLSFLSVLVVAVVEGVRRSIAIKQGHSDDPEGVIPMSAAWLLPQNCLTGFAEALNAIGQNEFYISEFPRSMSSIAASLIGFGMGVGNLLASFLMNTINDLTKGEGQESWISSNINKGHYDCYYMVLAGFSLVNMLCYIVCSRAYGPCKGEEEEVMEEEDP from the exons ATGGAGAAGAATTCATCAACTGAAAAAGGTGAAATGGTTGAAGAGCCATTGCTTCTACATAATTCTGAAACTCAAAAGGGTGGCTTAAGAACTTTGCCTTTTATACTTG TGATTCCGCAAGCAAGGCCCCCACCCTGTGTCGATTCCAACAATATATGCAGATCAGCAGAGATGTTCCAACTCTTCTTCCTGTGTTTCTCTTTGGGTATCGTTGCCATTGGAGCAGGTACAATCAAATCCTCATCTTTAGCATTTGGCTCTGATCAGTTAAAACAGGAAGTATATCAAGGAAATGCGCGTGCAATGGAGAGATACTTCAGCTGGTACTATGCTTTGTATGCGTTGTCTCTCGTGGTTGCTCTCACGTGTCTTGTTTATATCCAAGTCAACATGGGGTGGGCTTTAGGTTTTGGAGCTCCTGTTTTGCTAATGTTGTTTGCaactgttttaatttatttgggtACTCCATTCTACGTGAAGCTGAAGCCTAAATCGAGCTTAATCACTGGCCTTTTTCAAGTGGTTGTAGCTGCTTATAGAAATAGATGTCTCAGATTGTCATCAGAGAGTGCAGATATACTATACCATCGGAACAAAGGGTCAACCATAGTTCGTCCAAGTGAAAAATTAAG GTTTCTGAATAAAGCTTGCATTGTACAAGACCCTCAGCTAGATTTGAGCCCAGATGGAGAAGCAACAGATCCTTGGCGTCTTTGCACTGTAGATCAAGTAGAGGAGCTGAAAGCATTGCTCAAAGTTGTTCCAATCTGGTTGACGGGAGTTGTATTGGCCATAAATATAAGCCAGAGCTCTTTTCCAGTACTTCAAGCGAAAACCATGGATCGACATATTGGTTCAACCTTTGAAATCCCAGCTGGCTCCTTTGGCATCTTTATTGTCATCTCTGGTATACTTTGGATTGTCCTCTATGATTGTTTGATTCTTCCCGTTGCATCAAAGTTGACTGGAAAACCAGTACACTTCAGCACGAAACAGAGAATGGGGTTTGGTTTAGTTCTTTCCTTCCTTTCAGTCTTAGTGGTGGCAGTTGTGGAAGGTGTCCGGAGAAGTATTGCAATCAAGCAGGGGCACTCTGATGATCCAGAAGGTGTCATCCCTATGTCAGCAGCGTGGCTACTTCCTCAGAATTGCCTTACTGGCTTTGCAGAGGCCTTGAACGCCATCGGCCAAAACGAATTTTATATATCAGAATTTCCTAGAAGCATGTCAAGTATAGCTGCTTCTCTAATAGGATTTGGTATGGGAGTGGGAAACTTACTAGCTAGCTTTCTAATGAATACCATCAACGACTTAACCAAAGGAGAAGGGCAAGAGAGTTGGATATCGAGCAATATAAACAAGGGCCATTACGACTGCTATTATATGGTTCTTGCAGGATTTAGTCTGGTTAACATGCTGTGCTATATTGTTTGTAGTAGAGCTTATGGTCCTTGTAAAGGAGAGGAAGAAGAGGTGATGGAAGAGGAGGATCCATGA
- the LOC107850783 gene encoding protein NRT1/ PTR FAMILY 1.1 isoform X4: MEKNSSTEKGEMVEEPLLLHNSETQKGGLRTLPFILGNAVLMNAATAALTPNMILYLMNEYHMDMTTGSNIIYIWSAVTNIAPVVGAFMADSFVGRFQTIGLGSVVTLVGMFLFWLTSVIPQARPPPCVDSNNICRSAEMFQLFFLCFSLGIVAIGAVVVAAYRNRCLRLSSESADILYHRNKGSTIVRPSEKLRFLNKACIVQDPQLDLSPDGEATDPWRLCTVDQVEELKALLKVVPIWLTGVVLAINISQSSFPVLQAKTMDRHIGSTFEIPAGSFGIFIVISGILWIVLYDCLILPVASKLTGKPVHFSTKQRMGFGLVLSFLSVLVVAVVEGVRRSIAIKQGHSDDPEGVIPMSAAWLLPQNCLTGFAEALNAIGQNEFYISEFPRSMSSIAASLIGFGMGVGNLLASFLMNTINDLTKGEGQESWISSNINKGHYDCYYMVLAGFSLVNMLCYIVCSRAYGPCKGEEEEVMEEEDP; this comes from the exons ATGGAGAAGAATTCATCAACTGAAAAAGGTGAAATGGTTGAAGAGCCATTGCTTCTACATAATTCTGAAACTCAAAAGGGTGGCTTAAGAACTTTGCCTTTTATACTTG GAAATGCGGTTTTGATGAATGCGGCGACGGCTGCTTTAACCCCTAATATGATCCTGTATTTGATGAATGAATATCACATGGATATGACTACTGGGTCCAATATTATCTACATCTGGTCAGCAGTTACCAACATTGCTCCAGTTGTTGGTGCCTTTATGGCGGATTCTTTTGTGGGACGGTTCCAGACGATAGGATTGGGATCTGTTGTCACTCTTGTG GGGATGTTTCTGTTTTGGCTGACATCAGTGATTCCGCAAGCAAGGCCCCCACCCTGTGTCGATTCCAACAATATATGCAGATCAGCAGAGATGTTCCAACTCTTCTTCCTGTGTTTCTCTTTGGGTATCGTTGCCATTGGAGCAG TGGTTGTAGCTGCTTATAGAAATAGATGTCTCAGATTGTCATCAGAGAGTGCAGATATACTATACCATCGGAACAAAGGGTCAACCATAGTTCGTCCAAGTGAAAAATTAAG GTTTCTGAATAAAGCTTGCATTGTACAAGACCCTCAGCTAGATTTGAGCCCAGATGGAGAAGCAACAGATCCTTGGCGTCTTTGCACTGTAGATCAAGTAGAGGAGCTGAAAGCATTGCTCAAAGTTGTTCCAATCTGGTTGACGGGAGTTGTATTGGCCATAAATATAAGCCAGAGCTCTTTTCCAGTACTTCAAGCGAAAACCATGGATCGACATATTGGTTCAACCTTTGAAATCCCAGCTGGCTCCTTTGGCATCTTTATTGTCATCTCTGGTATACTTTGGATTGTCCTCTATGATTGTTTGATTCTTCCCGTTGCATCAAAGTTGACTGGAAAACCAGTACACTTCAGCACGAAACAGAGAATGGGGTTTGGTTTAGTTCTTTCCTTCCTTTCAGTCTTAGTGGTGGCAGTTGTGGAAGGTGTCCGGAGAAGTATTGCAATCAAGCAGGGGCACTCTGATGATCCAGAAGGTGTCATCCCTATGTCAGCAGCGTGGCTACTTCCTCAGAATTGCCTTACTGGCTTTGCAGAGGCCTTGAACGCCATCGGCCAAAACGAATTTTATATATCAGAATTTCCTAGAAGCATGTCAAGTATAGCTGCTTCTCTAATAGGATTTGGTATGGGAGTGGGAAACTTACTAGCTAGCTTTCTAATGAATACCATCAACGACTTAACCAAAGGAGAAGGGCAAGAGAGTTGGATATCGAGCAATATAAACAAGGGCCATTACGACTGCTATTATATGGTTCTTGCAGGATTTAGTCTGGTTAACATGCTGTGCTATATTGTTTGTAGTAGAGCTTATGGTCCTTGTAAAGGAGAGGAAGAAGAGGTGATGGAAGAGGAGGATCCATGA
- the LOC107850783 gene encoding protein NRT1/ PTR FAMILY 1.2 isoform X6 produces MFLFWLTSVIPQARPPPCVDSNNICRSAEMFQLFFLCFSLGIVAIGAGTIKSSSLAFGSDQLKQEVYQGNARAMERYFSWYYALYALSLVVALTCLVYIQVNMGWALGFGAPVLLMLFATVLIYLGTPFYVKLKPKSSLITGLFQVVVAAYRNRCLRLSSESADILYHRNKGSTIVRPSEKLRFLNKACIVQDPQLDLSPDGEATDPWRLCTVDQVEELKALLKVVPIWLTGVVLAINISQSSFPVLQAKTMDRHIGSTFEIPAGSFGIFIVISGILWIVLYDCLILPVASKLTGKPVHFSTKQRMGFGLVLSFLSVLVVAVVEGVRRSIAIKQGHSDDPEGVIPMSAAWLLPQNCLTGFAEALNAIGQNEFYISEFPRSMSSIAASLIGFGMGVGNLLASFLMNTINDLTKGEGQESWISSNINKGHYDCYYMVLAGFSLVNMLCYIVCSRAYGPCKGEEEEVMEEEDP; encoded by the exons ATGTTTCTGTTTTGGCTGACATCAGTGATTCCGCAAGCAAGGCCCCCACCCTGTGTCGATTCCAACAATATATGCAGATCAGCAGAGATGTTCCAACTCTTCTTCCTGTGTTTCTCTTTGGGTATCGTTGCCATTGGAGCAGGTACAATCAAATCCTCATCTTTAGCATTTGGCTCTGATCAGTTAAAACAGGAAGTATATCAAGGAAATGCGCGTGCAATGGAGAGATACTTCAGCTGGTACTATGCTTTGTATGCGTTGTCTCTCGTGGTTGCTCTCACGTGTCTTGTTTATATCCAAGTCAACATGGGGTGGGCTTTAGGTTTTGGAGCTCCTGTTTTGCTAATGTTGTTTGCaactgttttaatttatttgggtACTCCATTCTACGTGAAGCTGAAGCCTAAATCGAGCTTAATCACTGGCCTTTTTCAAGTGGTTGTAGCTGCTTATAGAAATAGATGTCTCAGATTGTCATCAGAGAGTGCAGATATACTATACCATCGGAACAAAGGGTCAACCATAGTTCGTCCAAGTGAAAAATTAAG GTTTCTGAATAAAGCTTGCATTGTACAAGACCCTCAGCTAGATTTGAGCCCAGATGGAGAAGCAACAGATCCTTGGCGTCTTTGCACTGTAGATCAAGTAGAGGAGCTGAAAGCATTGCTCAAAGTTGTTCCAATCTGGTTGACGGGAGTTGTATTGGCCATAAATATAAGCCAGAGCTCTTTTCCAGTACTTCAAGCGAAAACCATGGATCGACATATTGGTTCAACCTTTGAAATCCCAGCTGGCTCCTTTGGCATCTTTATTGTCATCTCTGGTATACTTTGGATTGTCCTCTATGATTGTTTGATTCTTCCCGTTGCATCAAAGTTGACTGGAAAACCAGTACACTTCAGCACGAAACAGAGAATGGGGTTTGGTTTAGTTCTTTCCTTCCTTTCAGTCTTAGTGGTGGCAGTTGTGGAAGGTGTCCGGAGAAGTATTGCAATCAAGCAGGGGCACTCTGATGATCCAGAAGGTGTCATCCCTATGTCAGCAGCGTGGCTACTTCCTCAGAATTGCCTTACTGGCTTTGCAGAGGCCTTGAACGCCATCGGCCAAAACGAATTTTATATATCAGAATTTCCTAGAAGCATGTCAAGTATAGCTGCTTCTCTAATAGGATTTGGTATGGGAGTGGGAAACTTACTAGCTAGCTTTCTAATGAATACCATCAACGACTTAACCAAAGGAGAAGGGCAAGAGAGTTGGATATCGAGCAATATAAACAAGGGCCATTACGACTGCTATTATATGGTTCTTGCAGGATTTAGTCTGGTTAACATGCTGTGCTATATTGTTTGTAGTAGAGCTTATGGTCCTTGTAAAGGAGAGGAAGAAGAGGTGATGGAAGAGGAGGATCCATGA
- the LOC107850783 gene encoding protein NRT1/ PTR FAMILY 1.2 isoform X1, whose translation MEKNSSTEKGEMVEEPLLLHNSETQKGGLRTLPFILGNAVLMNAATAALTPNMILYLMNEYHMDMTTGSNIIYIWSAVTNIAPVVGAFMADSFVGRFQTIGLGSVVTLVGMFLFWLTSVIPQARPPPCVDSNNICRSAEMFQLFFLCFSLGIVAIGAGTIKSSSLAFGSDQLKQEVYQGNARAMERYFSWYYALYALSLVVALTCLVYIQVNMGWALGFGAPVLLMLFATVLIYLGTPFYVKLKPKSSLITGLFQVVVAAYRNRCLRLSSESADILYHRNKGSTIVRPSEKLRFLNKACIVQDPQLDLSPDGEATDPWRLCTVDQVEELKALLKVVPIWLTGVVLAINISQSSFPVLQAKTMDRHIGSTFEIPAGSFGIFIVISGILWIVLYDCLILPVASKLTGKPVHFSTKQRMGFGLVLSFLSVLVVAVVEGVRRSIAIKQGHSDDPEGVIPMSAAWLLPQNCLTGFAEALNAIGQNEFYISEFPRSMSSIAASLIGFGMGVGNLLASFLMNTINDLTKGEGQESWISSNINKGHYDCYYMVLAGFSLVNMLCYIVCSRAYGPCKGEEEEVMEEEDP comes from the exons ATGGAGAAGAATTCATCAACTGAAAAAGGTGAAATGGTTGAAGAGCCATTGCTTCTACATAATTCTGAAACTCAAAAGGGTGGCTTAAGAACTTTGCCTTTTATACTTG GAAATGCGGTTTTGATGAATGCGGCGACGGCTGCTTTAACCCCTAATATGATCCTGTATTTGATGAATGAATATCACATGGATATGACTACTGGGTCCAATATTATCTACATCTGGTCAGCAGTTACCAACATTGCTCCAGTTGTTGGTGCCTTTATGGCGGATTCTTTTGTGGGACGGTTCCAGACGATAGGATTGGGATCTGTTGTCACTCTTGTG GGGATGTTTCTGTTTTGGCTGACATCAGTGATTCCGCAAGCAAGGCCCCCACCCTGTGTCGATTCCAACAATATATGCAGATCAGCAGAGATGTTCCAACTCTTCTTCCTGTGTTTCTCTTTGGGTATCGTTGCCATTGGAGCAGGTACAATCAAATCCTCATCTTTAGCATTTGGCTCTGATCAGTTAAAACAGGAAGTATATCAAGGAAATGCGCGTGCAATGGAGAGATACTTCAGCTGGTACTATGCTTTGTATGCGTTGTCTCTCGTGGTTGCTCTCACGTGTCTTGTTTATATCCAAGTCAACATGGGGTGGGCTTTAGGTTTTGGAGCTCCTGTTTTGCTAATGTTGTTTGCaactgttttaatttatttgggtACTCCATTCTACGTGAAGCTGAAGCCTAAATCGAGCTTAATCACTGGCCTTTTTCAAGTGGTTGTAGCTGCTTATAGAAATAGATGTCTCAGATTGTCATCAGAGAGTGCAGATATACTATACCATCGGAACAAAGGGTCAACCATAGTTCGTCCAAGTGAAAAATTAAG GTTTCTGAATAAAGCTTGCATTGTACAAGACCCTCAGCTAGATTTGAGCCCAGATGGAGAAGCAACAGATCCTTGGCGTCTTTGCACTGTAGATCAAGTAGAGGAGCTGAAAGCATTGCTCAAAGTTGTTCCAATCTGGTTGACGGGAGTTGTATTGGCCATAAATATAAGCCAGAGCTCTTTTCCAGTACTTCAAGCGAAAACCATGGATCGACATATTGGTTCAACCTTTGAAATCCCAGCTGGCTCCTTTGGCATCTTTATTGTCATCTCTGGTATACTTTGGATTGTCCTCTATGATTGTTTGATTCTTCCCGTTGCATCAAAGTTGACTGGAAAACCAGTACACTTCAGCACGAAACAGAGAATGGGGTTTGGTTTAGTTCTTTCCTTCCTTTCAGTCTTAGTGGTGGCAGTTGTGGAAGGTGTCCGGAGAAGTATTGCAATCAAGCAGGGGCACTCTGATGATCCAGAAGGTGTCATCCCTATGTCAGCAGCGTGGCTACTTCCTCAGAATTGCCTTACTGGCTTTGCAGAGGCCTTGAACGCCATCGGCCAAAACGAATTTTATATATCAGAATTTCCTAGAAGCATGTCAAGTATAGCTGCTTCTCTAATAGGATTTGGTATGGGAGTGGGAAACTTACTAGCTAGCTTTCTAATGAATACCATCAACGACTTAACCAAAGGAGAAGGGCAAGAGAGTTGGATATCGAGCAATATAAACAAGGGCCATTACGACTGCTATTATATGGTTCTTGCAGGATTTAGTCTGGTTAACATGCTGTGCTATATTGTTTGTAGTAGAGCTTATGGTCCTTGTAAAGGAGAGGAAGAAGAGGTGATGGAAGAGGAGGATCCATGA
- the LOC107848869 gene encoding protein NRT1/ PTR FAMILY 1.2-like, translating into METFPRFLNKACIVRDPQLDLNLDGEATDPWRLCTVDQVEELKALLKVVPIWLTGVVVAINISQPSFPVLQANTMDRHIGSSFEVPAASFGIFGFISTVLWIVLYDCLILPVASKLSGKPVHFSPKERMGFGLFLSLLSVLAVAVVEGVRRNIAIKEGHSDDPNGVIPMSAVWLLPQNCLLGFAEAMNAIGQNEFYISEFPRSMSSIASTLLALGMGLGSLLASFIMSTIDNLTKRGGAES; encoded by the exons ATGGAGACTTTTCCAAG GTTTCTGAATAAAGCTTGCATTGTACGAGATCCTCAGCTAGATTTGAATCTGGATGGAGAAGCAACAGATCCTTGGCGTCTTTGCACTGTGGATCAAGTAGAGGAGCTGAAAGCATTGCTCAAAGTTGTTCCAATCTGGTTGACGGGAGTTGTAGTGGCCATAAATATAAGCCAACCCTCTTTTCCAGTACTTCAAGCGAATACCATGGATCGACATATTGGTTCAAGCTTTGAAGTCCCGGCTGCTTCATTTGGCATCTTTGGGTTCATCTCTACTGTACTTTGGATTGTCCTCTATGACTGTTTGATTCTTCCCGTTGCATCAAAATTGAGTGGAAAACCTGTTCACTTCAGCCCAAAAGAGAGAATGGGGTTTGGTTTATTTCTCTC CCTCCTTTCAGTCTTAGCGGTGGCAGTCGTGGAAGGTGTCCGGAGAAATATTGCAATCAAGGAGGGACACTCTGATGATCCAAACGGTGTTATCCCTATGTCAGCAGTGTGGCTGCTTCCTCAGAATTGCCTTCTTGGCTTTGCAGAGGCCATGAACGCCATCGGCCAAAATGAATTTTATATATCAGAATTTCCTAGAAGCATGTCGAGTATAGCTTCTACACTATTAGCACTTGGTATGGGATTGGGAAGCTTACTAGCTAGCTTTATAATGAGTACTATCGACAACTTGACCAAACGAGGAGGAGCAGAAAGTTGA